A genomic region of Miscanthus floridulus cultivar M001 chromosome 3, ASM1932011v1, whole genome shotgun sequence contains the following coding sequences:
- the LOC136546217 gene encoding uncharacterized protein, giving the protein MLHCRLDRPVQWRGHRLCLLTTLLAFHFLVPSSAVPLSRVQRMTMQEDGGQIPSVESITLEPKMKMEKFVPENDESMVTARMAFETQDYSPPEPNNHHKPPGWR; this is encoded by the exons ATGCTGCACTGTCGACTAGACCGGCCCGTGCAATGGAGAGGGCACCGGCTGTGTCTTCTGACCACCTTGTTGGCATTCCATTTCTTGGTTCCCTCCAGTGCTGTACCTCTCTCAA GAGTGCAAAGGATGACCATGCAAGAGGATGGTGGTCAGATACCATCGGTTGAAAGCATCACTCTAGAGCCAAAG ATGAAAATGGAGAAGTTTGTGCCAGAGAATGATGAATCCATGGTCACCGCGAGGATGGCCTTCGAGACACAGGACTACTCTCCCCCAGAGCCCAACAACCACCACAAGCCACCGGGCTGGAGATGA